The Aphidius gifuensis isolate YNYX2018 linkage group LG2, ASM1490517v1, whole genome shotgun sequence DNA window tttcaagcaaatatatttcctaAAACAGAATTCTTTGataacctcaattccttactTTGCTCTTTAACCaggatttttaataaatagacatacatgttatttttatttttgaaaaataaaatgtgtcaaggaaagcagtagctaaggaaaaggtagctaaggaattaataagactctaaggaattatttccttgaaacatagatttttggcaacattaattccttagccacattaattccttagctacatcttttccctTAGCttctgcttttccttggacattttttatttattttataaataaaattcatgtaaatttattttttaaaaatacatgtaaatttattttttaaaaatacatgtaaatttatttttgaaaaatacaaatgcccaaggaaaagcagtagcttaggaaaagatgtagctaaaaagaattaatgtgactcgggaattatttcataaacataattctttggcaacttgGTGATTCATATACACAcagtaattccttagctacatcttttcctaatACTGCTTTcattggacattttttatttattttttatagtaaaatacatgtaaatttatttttaaaatacaaatgtcgaaaagcagtagctaaggaaaaagatgtagctaaggaattaatgtgactcggggaattatttccttgaaacataattctttagcaacattccttagccacattaattcatacatcttttccttagctactgcttttcattggacattttttatttcttttataaataaaatacatgtaaatttattttttaaaaatacaaatgtccaaggaaaagcagtagctaaggaaaagatgtagctaaggaattaatgtgactcgggaattatttccttgaaacataattctttggcaacattgattccttagccacattgattccttagccacattaattccttagctacatcttttccttagctactgctttttattggacattttttatttattttataaataaaatacatgtaaatttattttttaaaaatacaaatgtccaaggaaaagcagtagctaacgaaaagatgtagctaaggaattaatgtgactcgggaattatttccttgtaacataattctttggcaacatgaattccttagccacattaattccttagctacatcttttccttagctactgcttttcattggacattttttatttattttataaataaaatacatgtaaatttattttttaaaaatacaaatgtaaaaggaaaagcagtagctattaaaatgaaagctaaggaattaatgtgactcgggaattatttctgaaacataattttggcaacattgattccttagccacattaattcttagctacatctttttcttagctactgcttttcattggacatttttatttctttataaataaaaaatacatgtaaatttattttttaaaaatacaaatgtccgtGAAAAgtatgaagctaaggaattaatgtgactcgggaattatttccttgaaacataattctttggcaacattgattccttagccacattgattccttagccacattaattccttagctacatcttttccttagctactgctttttattggacattttttatttattttataaataaaatacatgtaaatttattttttaaaaatacaaatgtccaaggaaaagcagtagctaaggaaaagatgtagctaaggaattaatgtgactcgggaattatttccttgaaacataattctttggcaacattgattccttagccacattaattccttagctacatcttttccttagctactgctttttattggacattttttatttattttataaataaaatacatgtaaatttattttttaaaaatacatgtaaatttatttttttaaaatacatgtaaatttattttttaaaaatacaaatgtccaaggaaaagcagtagctaaggaaaagatgtagctaaggaattaatgtgactcgggaattatttccttgaaacataattctttggcaacatcaattccttagtcacattaattccttagctacatattttacttagctactgcttttccacggacatttttttatttattttataaataaaatacatgtaaatatattttttaaaaatacaaatgtccaaggaaaagcagtagctaagaaaaagatgtagctaaggaattaatgtgactcgggaattatttccttgaaacataattctttggcaacattaattccttagccacattaattccttagctacatcttttccttagctactgcttttcctggacattctttatttattttataaataaaatacataaaaatttatttttttaaatacgttGAACGTCCAGTAGTTatgaaagatgtagctaaggaattgtgACTCGAATTATTTTGTAACATAATTCTtgggcaacattaattccttagccattaTTAATTccttttagctacatctttccttagctactgttattgattattttttatttattttataaataaaatacaagtaatttattttttaaaaatacaaatgtccaaggaaaagcagtagctaaggaaaaataaagctaaggaattaatgttgccaaaaaattatgtctcaaggaaataattccttatagtcacattaattccttagccacatcttttctttagctactgcttttccgtggacatttgtatttttaaaaaatgaattgacatgtattttatttataaaataaataaaaaatgtccaaggaaagcagtagctaggaaagatgtagctaaggaattaatgtgctaaggaattaatgttgttaaagaattatgtttcaaggaaataattcccgagTCACATTGATTCTTGTTACAtctttttccttagctactgttttctttcttgacatttgtattttaagaaaaaaaatttacatgtattttatttataaaataaataaaaaatgtccaaggggaagcagtagctaaggaattaatgttgccaaagaattatgttttaaggaaataattccttagtcacattaattctttaacaaatatatttccttaaaacagaATTCTTTGACatcctcaattccttagctacatcttttccttagctactgcttttccttgggatttttattaattaaatagataaattacatgttattttatttttgaaaaataaaaatgtcgaaggagaagcagtagctaaggaaaagatgtagctaaggaattaatgtggctaagaaattagctactgcttttccttggacattttttatttattttatatttaaaccggatccgaattttgttttaaaaaaattttgatttgaaaaaaaaaatatatttgcttttttcaattattttttttaacaatcattattaacaatatttttatcttagaaAATTCAACCTAAACTAAACTAAAATTCCGGATTTTGCGGGGATCAATCTCGGGGCTATTCTGTTCAAAGTCGGCAACTCTATCCTATTGACCACGGCGGCGTACGTGGAATCCATAAAATCAAAAGTCCTTTACAAGTGTAGAAAGTTATctcaaaattacaatagaaaaacttgatatgattaatactatatatatgcaacaatgtattttttattatcaaaaaataaaatgacattctgaaattaatttttttttttttttttttcaaatacttctAAGTTGGATCCGTTTCAAATCAGGgaaaccggatccggcttacCTTAGCCAAGCCTGACCGAATCCGGAAGTTaactttgacaaaaaaaacaaacttcaattaaagtccggcattctggatccgattcggatcaggatagagtaaggaaaaccagatccggttagccttagccaaacctgactaaACCCGAACGTTaactttgacaaaaaaaacaaacttcaattaaagtccggcattctggatccgattcggatcaggatagagtaaggaaaaccagatccggttagccttagccaaacctgaccgaacccggagataactttgaaaagaaaaataaagtccgattaaagtccggcaatctggatccgattcggatcaggaaagagtaaggaaagccggatccggttagccttagccaaacctgactgaacccggagataactttgaaaaaaaaaaataaggtccgattaaagtccggcaatctggatccgattcggatcaggaaagagtgaggaaagccggatccggttagccttagccaaacctgactgaacccggagataactttgaaaaaaaaaaataaggtccgattaaagtccggcaatctggatccgattcggatcaggaaagagtaaggaaagccggatccggttagccttagccataACGGATCCGAAAAGGCTCAGGAAACCCGGATCCGGATTACCTTAGCCatactggatccgattcggatcaggatccGGCCAATCCGGattcaatttccactcgggatgTTTGCATTTTTCTCTTAGAACAGCTTTGCATGAACATATTACTGATAatcagagccgggaagttcgtctgttatttcagcttgccgtaaataccatggcaacatggtgaaatatagttaaaaaaaaagacgatctgaacctcgtacatggaaaaaatggccttatatttttgcccttttaaaaatggcctcaaaaaatggcaaaaagaggccaaaaacataaggccattttttaaagccatttttaagaagccaaaaaaaaaaaaataaggccattttttgaagccctttttaagaggccaaaaatataaggccattttaaagggccatttttaagaggccaaaaaaaaaaggccattttttgaggccattttttccatgtacgaggttcagatcgtctttttttaaaactatatttcaccatgttgccatggtatttacggcaagctgaaataacagacgaacttcccggctctgctgataatatttcaccattaatttttttaaatcgaccTTCAATATCATGGATCTTTTGAATGAGATGTTTGTATACAAGTGGCAAACACATGATACTAATcacttgaatcaatttttacacCAATACTCGTAATATGTTCCGCATATATAATACGAATTTCGAGGGAATTTCGTGGAATTCGTTTTTCGTGCCCATGACAGTATATACTCAAtagttaataacatttttttaataaacaataaaattttatgctaATGGGATATACTTGACTGCATGTAATTAGTTTCTTTCTTTGCCAACTGCTTACAGCGATTGGCTACGCCCACAGTCCGTTTCCCAATAGGGTTAGAGATGTAAAAATaccggtattttttttttcggtattaATACGGTATTTAATACGGTATTGATACGGTATTACCGTATTTAATACCAAATGGGTGTTCTGTATGTTAAAATACGGTATCAAACTGAATTTTTGATACGATACCGTATTAATACCAAATACACCCCTATAGATGTAAAAAATACGGTATCAAAAGTTCAACATTGAGTGGCGCTAGTGTCAATTTTACTGTCCGCCATCTTTTTTGTGCCGAACTTCAAACATTTttagtattaaaataaatgaagcgaattaattatttaattatcaagtctaaataattaattattaaaattaataacataattatttacagacaataaacagacaaaaaaatataaactaaccTCGTTTGCTTTTGccacagtatatttttaatgtagatttaattattggaaattaaataattcagtgtcctaaaattaatcaaatatacgaataaattttataataaaaattactagtgtaatttataaacaattatatttataaattatttaattaagttATTACCTATATTGTATCATTTATCCTATTtctttgggtttttttttcatcaacaaaaaaaaataaataataataattgtttccAAAATGGCTGATGCCATGCGCCACTGTGCGCCACTGCCCACTAGCGCCAAGATGTACAAATTTTTGATACCGTATTTTTACATCTAGAGAGGTGTATTTTAGTATCAAATGACAGATACCGTATTTTTACATGGGAACATCGGTATTTCGGTATCTGTATCGTATTTGGCGCTCGGTATTAATACGGTATTTAATACCGTATTAAATACGGTACCGTATCGACTCACATCTCTAAATAGGGTGCCACGAATCTGAATTTACCTACGTCTCCAAATTCAGTCCCGTGACACCCCATGGTGCCCTCCGCGGCGGCTTATTGTGGATTATGGCTTTTTTACTATTCACAGTTCTCATTGCGTTTTAtctagttttgccaagttcaaaataagggacttgattttttttcgtgcatttttttttttctaagtttaattcttatatttttttataattaattagggctaagtaaaatatctaGCAGTTAAGTAACAAATTTggctggtaaaataatgtagatattgattgtttagctATATTATTAaggctaagtaaaatatctagcagctaagtgaaaaatctagagAAACTCGGCAATTGCCAATAtgagaatattattatgaacatATGTTTATCCGGCGGGTGAGGCAGACTGAGCAAGGCTGCCAACACTGCGCGTGGAATCTGTCATAAATGTGATTTTGacggcacccgtattcagaggatgttctcattagggcgttttttttccgatggtggcgtttgtgaagcctttctatatgaaatctatataaaaaaaattttgtcaagcgccatcagcggaaaaaaaagccctaatgagaacaattttgccccgtgaatacgggtgtgGATCACAATTATCGTGGAAAATGGTCCGCTTTCTAGGAGCCCTCCGAATACTAGTGCcttggtaataataaaaagatttattattgtaaaatcttAAGCAATTTCTAGACAAATAAAGTTCGTTTGAAAGGGTTGTAAACATGACACAATTGTACATGATAAAATGATTCGTTTATATGCCAGGGTTAAGTAAACACTAAAGgcttgtggccactagcatagtttttcgacaagttctatgccatagcgaTATGGCAGAAATAGTTCACATATGACGGCTATAGGGCGGCGTTTTAATcgttttttgaaattgtttcagCTATACCAACTTGCTCagaaacacataaaaaataaataaaaatataactttcttatttgttgacaatttgatattttgacagtcaatcattatacatattacatatgtactatacatgtgtaaatataaacaaacaaatttattaataacgctaaccattgttgttgtatttttttaatgttggttgtatcaaaaaaaactagtgtgaagttagcggttctatgctgaaaatgctgcgtgcagcattttttcaacatagttCTCCGGGGCAGGGGGAAGCTCAAAACCGTACATTTCTTGTAAGAGAAGGATAGAAGAAGAAATAGAAGATTGAGCCAGAAGAGATAGAGAGAAGGATAGAGCTAGAAGAATAAAACTGAACGACggggtgcgttccgtggctatccagtccgtacgaacttcaaaatggcggagtttggaaatattttgattctttgttgtggtagacctgatttttttcatttgaaaataatctgATCAAATTTGACGTTAGCCAATTTATTCGAcagatttgaaataattaaatagaaactCTGTCAACTTAAacctgaaaaaaatagtaatacttaatattttaagtttttataaatctctGGCCTTCTCTTTGGCTATAGTGATGTATCATAGTAAcatttaacattattagaattttcatttttttcgtcgccattttgaagttcgtacggactggatagccacggaacgcaccccaGGCCCGTTTCGCCCCGCGATGAGGGACGTGACTTATCGTCCATTATGGCCTTTCTACTATTTGTGGttctctttatattttatgtagtTTTTCCAAGTTCAAAATAAGGGATTTAGTTTTCTTATGTAAAaaactagattttttacttagcagTAATAAAGTGCGAAAATTGATGCTTTCAAAAATCTACTTCGgacattcaaatatttttatattagtgAACCATAAAaagtaatgatttttttactcaCTTTCACAATTTTCACAGTAAGGCCGTTCAGTTGATTTACTAGGTGtttgcaattttattgatttttcttgtTCAAAATCTTGGGATTGCATATGACAGTCTTCTGTTTCATGAAGATCAAATCGATCGCAAATATCGCAAAACATTCTCTGTGCATATAGTTTGTTTTCTAATGTACTCAAATCAATTGCTTCAACTGGCGATACTCTCATTTCAAGTACTTCTATTTTACAAAgcagtgttttattttttttctgcatttcaacaataacagagtttaaaaaatcaatttgacCCTTGTAAGTCTCATTGTCTTCGATTATTTTCTCCAAGCTGTGATCATTAATGgcttcattaaattttaattgattgttattattttgattatttttatttttttttaattcatccaATGCTTTTTGaagtgttaaatttatttgactattttctttttccaatCGGCATTGATCTTTGactaatttactaattttttcttctaaattttttatttcatttacatattgttgaattttattttcagatgtctctaaatttttttttagatccaTCTGTATAGCCGTAGGTTTCTTATTTTGAGCAACAagagaaataattttctcttCGTATTGAGCTTTTTTagttgttatatttatattttcatttttttgagcTTCCAATTCTTCATTAAGactttttatgatattttctCGTGATAATACATCACATTcaagttgattattattgtcgCGAAGACTTTTGCATTGTGATTTTATTGTATGTAactcttcttttatttttgcaacTTCAATTTCGTTTTGTTcaccaaaatttttaagttcctgaatttttttttcttctgtacTAATTTTATCactaaggtttttttttttatcttctaacaataaatttttcttttcaagatCACTATATAGGTTTGtttgaatttcaattttttgtcttaattcccgaataatatttgtattttcacaatgaaacttttcatttttattatttaaattttttagttctAATTCCAAATTTGAAGTTTTAGTCTCAaacagtaaaatttttttctctagatTTCCAATTTCATTTTGGCTttctttacaattattttcagaTATTGCGAGTTTTTTGGTAATCTCAGACATTTTATCTGCATTTTGGACATTCGTTGTCTCCCGctcattgattaaattttctatttgctTTTCGAGATTTGTATTGATTCGagaattatcattttctttagATAAAAGCGtatcacttaattttttataattttcttttcgaAGTAATAATTCACATTTTAAACCATCTATCTGTTTAGAACTGGATTCtaattcgatatttttttcatgcaatTTATGATCTGcttctttaattaaaatatcaagttgaCTAATTTGTTGACGATGTTGAGcgatttttatatcttttaatGTAAGTTCTTCATTGTGTTTTACTAATTGTTCTGATGAGTTAGCTGATGAAGAAATAATAGCCGATATTCTAGCTTCTAATtgtgatttttcaatatttaattcattgatttttttgtttgaaaatgctaagctttcctttttttctttaaaattattatcttgaacCTTCAATTCGTTTTCAAGATTAGTTATAGTCTGTTGTGCAAGTGCTATCGCATCCTCCAATtctgtattgttttttaatagagtttttatttcttcatcttTCAATGTCACTTGAGATTTCAATTCTACGTTTTCTTGTTCAGctagatttaattttatagttattGCAGCTATTTCTGTTGAAATTTCATCGATTTTCTTGAGTTGATTATCTGAATTTGATTTAATAGTTTTCTCTAATTTACATTTCTCagcattttgaaattttataacattttgaAGCTCAGATACTTGTATCTCAAAGTTCGTAttgattgttgataaattatcaatattcttCATGAAATTTTCCTTTTCTtttgtcatttgatttttttttattttcaattcatttCGAATATTCAAATTCTCTTcatcaagaatttttaattggttttttagtttttcaattGTAGTTTCTAAATTTTCTAGGGGTTTTTCATTGACCAACGATATTGCTTCtttattagataattttttttcatatttctcAAGCTCAGCAACTTTTTCCTGCAATgtttctgtaatttttttaatatctttgtCTTTTAAGTCAATTtgttcatgaaatttttttatattgaatgatataatattaatttcatcattttttaactGAAGTTCTTTGTTCTTTTCGTCAATTATTTGTTCAGATTTATTAACGattaattcattttctttAACATTATTTCTAAGATTTAAAACAGTTCGTTGTAATTCTTCAATTTCGATAGTCATTGATGCAGAAAGACTTTGGTGTTCTTCGTGAGTTTTATCTAATAATACACTTTTGTCATTGATAGCTTGTTGTAAGTTTTCTATTTTGACGatcattgaattttgaatATCTAATTCTTTATTTTGAAAGTTATTTTCCAAGTCTGCAATTTTACTTTCAAGTTCCagtatttgtttttctaattcaATTTTAGCTTTATTTAGTCTAAGATTTTCGCTTTGAAGctctttaaaagaaaaaagaaacgttcataaatattatatttacaattttatattatataatcaaTGAATAAGCCAGTACCtgaatatacttttttttcactgcGTAATGTTGCCAATTCTTCTTCGACTTCGAAAAGTTTCGTATTATCATACTCCAATTGAGTGATTCGCTTTCGTTCTTCATTTAATTGTCCTTCTAATACTTGTATTGTATTTTCATGTACAATATTCACAACCTGACAGACAAAATTCGAGAAACTAATTATCTAAATATTtcctatttaaattttaatttataaaaaaaaaaattgagtactTACATTTTGTTTAGATCTTTCTTTCTAagatatgaaaaagaaaaaaattattattagcaaACTTTAAGTAAATgcatacaatataaaaatttttatagcagaaaagaataaataagTCAATGAACCTGTATATCTTCATTGTTTATTGATTCTTCTTCAAATCGGAATAGTAGAtcttcacatttttttttctcatcttcTAATTggacatttaatatttgtttttcttctaATAGTTTCGTCATTGCCGATTGtgcatcaaaaataattttttccgtCTCTTCTCGATactaagaaaaattaaaaatatattcattcaaaCAAATACATAGCATTATTGGTATGtaaatcataatatatttttcccataaGTAAATATCTACCTTACTATATTCTTGTTTTAATGCACTTATTGACTGTTCAGCATTATCAGCTTGGATAGCAGACTTTGTAATCCTTTCTCTCTCTAGATTTCTTTCTTTTCGTAACATATCGAtttcttgttgtttttcttttaatttttcctgaaaaatgtatatttttttaaggaaatattTTGGAACtaatatattagaaaaaattttatttagaaaaatacaaGGTTTATACcagaaaattaaaagtttttatccGGATTCATGTTttgaaaacaaattttttatttctattaatacTCTATGAGGCTTTGAATTTTGATCGATTTATCAAAGATGCTACAAGAAAACCATTTTAGATAATTCTTATTATAGAAATTGTATGCAgagaataaaacaataattgtaaaaaaaagctttCTTTTCAATAACATTCTATAGTCATAtcttaaattataaagaaatttGTATCTATATGCTGGTGTTATACTTGAAtactttttcattgttttttgtcAACTATTAATGACTCAATATGCTTAGAATACTAAAATAGTGTTTTATTTCCGTTACAAATACATTTtacaaacttttaaaatacaataacagAATTATATTAATTCTATATACATATTCTAAGTTTACTTAATTAACATGCTTTTGAGTGAATTATTGCCTCACCTGGAGTGTACTTTGGCTAGATGTAGGTTGGCGAACTTTCTGTAATTTAACCGATTAAAacacaataacaaaaacaaacagtaataaaaataaacaacaaaaaatatttccattaataattaataaacaaaaaaagtgtttCATTTATATCTTATTGATAGCATAAACGTATCTCGGAGTTACAAGCAACTTCACTCGGCAAATCTTACCCGCCCAGTTATATTTCCTCGGATATTATTAGAAGTTGTACTAGTTATACTTGATAAAGAAGTCAAAGATTCTCTGGAACTTGTTTTTGTAATTGATGTATTCAAAGCTCCATAAGTTGGCTTGCGAAGAGACAAAGATGAACGTTTGCTTGATGGTGATCTTGATACTTTTTGTACTAAAGCAAACAGACCATGTTTCGGTGGACACTGGAAATATCTGAAATATAATCATAAAGTAAACGAGTCGATAcactttttgtttaatttcacTTTATAGTatggtaaaaaacaaaaaaaaaaaaaaaaacaaataataatattttaataatcaatttaaaccTTATATCTGCAACAGAACCATCATTTTTCCCAACTGGATCATCTAATTCAACACCACACCAATCTCCAGTCGCAAATTCAGTCGTGCCCAAGTATTTAAGTACACCAGTTTTACTTCCCTGGCTTGACGACACAATCACCCTATCACCAATTTTCAGATCACGATAATGTGATAATGATGACGAAAGACTCGTTGTTGATGTATTCAGTGATGGTGacatagataaaatttttttttggttcgaCATATTTATAGCAGCTTCTGATAATGGGTGACAAGTTAGCCTAGTGAGACGTGAAAATATTCCATGCTTAGGAGCACATTGAAAATATCTTG harbors:
- the LOC122849208 gene encoding CAP-Gly domain-containing linker protein 1-like isoform X1, which translates into the protein MNYESEKVGLDRKTTELRLTSKISQPCCTSQSQPGISRSASRSSMNCMEPIYKNSNHKMSNDVRRESDTSVVLTEDTDSFIIGNRVWVGGTKPGSIAYIGETQFAPGDWAGVVLDEPIGKNDGSVAGSRYFQCAPKHGIFSRLTRLTCHPLSEAAINMSNQKKILSMSPSLNTSTTSLSSSLSHYRDLKIGDRVIVSSSQGSKTGVLKYLGTTEFATGDWCGVELDDPVGKNDGSVADIRYFQCPPKHGLFALVQKVSRSPSSKRSSLSLRKPTYGALNTSITKTSSRESLTSLSSITSTTSNNIRGNITGRKVRQPTSSQSTLQEKLKEKQQEIDMLRKERNLERERITKSAIQADNAEQSISALKQEYSKYREETEKIIFDAQSAMTKLLEEKQILNVQLEDEKKKCEDLLFRFEEESINNEDIQKERSKQNVVNIVHENTIQVLEGQLNEERKRITQLEYDNTKLFEVEEELATLRSEKKVYSELQSENLRLNKAKIELEKQILELESKIADLENNFQNKELDIQNSMIVKIENLQQAINDKSVLLDKTHEEHQSLSASMTIEIEELQRTVLNLRNNVKENELIVNKSEQIIDEKNKELQLKNDEINIISFNIKKFHEQIDLKDKDIKKITETLQEKVAELEKYEKKLSNKEAISLVNEKPLENLETTIEKLKNQLKILDEENLNIRNELKIKKNQMTKEKENFMKNIDNLSTINTNFEIQVSELQNVIKFQNAEKCKLEKTIKSNSDNQLKKIDEISTEIAAITIKLNLAEQENVELKSQVTLKDEEIKTLLKNNTELEDAIALAQQTITNLENELKVQDNNFKEKKESLAFSNKKINELNIEKSQLEARISAIISSSANSSEQLVKHNEELTLKDIKIAQHRQQISQLDILIKEADHKLHEKNIELESSSKQIDGLKCELLLRKENYKKLSDTLLSKENDNSRINTNLEKQIENLINERETTNVQNADKMSEITKKLAISENNCKESQNEIGNLEKKILLFETKTSNLELELKNLNNKNEKFHCENTNIIRELRQKIEIQTNLYSDLEKKNLLLEDKKKNLSDKISTEEKKIQELKNFGEQNEIEVAKIKEELHTIKSQCKSLRDNNNQLECDVLSRENIIKSLNEELEAQKNENINITTKKAQYEEKIISLVAQNKKPTAIQMDLKKNLETSENKIQQYVNEIKNLEEKISKLVKDQCRLEKENSQINLTLQKALDELKKNKNNQNNNNQLKFNEAINDHSLEKIIEDNETYKGQIDFLNSVIVEMQKKNKTLLCKIEVLEMRVSPVEAIDLSTLENKLYAQRMFCDICDRFDLHETEDCHMQSQDFEQEKSIKLQTPSKSTERPYCENCEMFGHDTSSCDGAETF
- the LOC122849208 gene encoding CAP-Gly domain-containing linker protein 1-like isoform X4, yielding MTDCMEPIYKNSNHKMSNDVRRESDTSVVLTEDTDSFIIGNRVWVGGTKPGSIAYIGETQFAPGDWAGVVLDEPIGKNDGSVAGSRYFQCAPKHGIFSRLTRLTCHPLSEAAINMSNQKKILSMSPSLNTSTTSLSSSLSHYRDLKIGDRVIVSSSQGSKTGVLKYLGTTEFATGDWCGVELDDPVGKNDGSVADIRYFQCPPKHGLFALVQKVSRSPSSKRSSLSLRKPTYGALNTSITKTSSRESLTSLSSITSTTSNNIRGNITGRKVRQPTSSQSTLQEKLKEKQQEIDMLRKERNLERERITKSAIQADNAEQSISALKQEYSKYREETEKIIFDAQSAMTKLLEEKQILNVQLEDEKKKCEDLLFRFEEESINNEDIQKERSKQNVVNIVHENTIQVLEGQLNEERKRITQLEYDNTKLFEVEEELATLRSEKKVYSELQSENLRLNKAKIELEKQILELESKIADLENNFQNKELDIQNSMIVKIENLQQAINDKSVLLDKTHEEHQSLSASMTIEIEELQRTVLNLRNNVKENELIVNKSEQIIDEKNKELQLKNDEINIISFNIKKFHEQIDLKDKDIKKITETLQEKVAELEKYEKKLSNKEAISLVNEKPLENLETTIEKLKNQLKILDEENLNIRNELKIKKNQMTKEKENFMKNIDNLSTINTNFEIQVSELQNVIKFQNAEKCKLEKTIKSNSDNQLKKIDEISTEIAAITIKLNLAEQENVELKSQVTLKDEEIKTLLKNNTELEDAIALAQQTITNLENELKVQDNNFKEKKESLAFSNKKINELNIEKSQLEARISAIISSSANSSEQLVKHNEELTLKDIKIAQHRQQISQLDILIKEADHKLHEKNIELESSSKQIDGLKCELLLRKENYKKLSDTLLSKENDNSRINTNLEKQIENLINERETTNVQNADKMSEITKKLAISENNCKESQNEIGNLEKKILLFETKTSNLELELKNLNNKNEKFHCENTNIIRELRQKIEIQTNLYSDLEKKNLLLEDKKKNLSDKISTEEKKIQELKNFGEQNEIEVAKIKEELHTIKSQCKSLRDNNNQLECDVLSRENIIKSLNEELEAQKNENINITTKKAQYEEKIISLVAQNKKPTAIQMDLKKNLETSENKIQQYVNEIKNLEEKISKLVKDQCRLEKENSQINLTLQKALDELKKNKNNQNNNNQLKFNEAINDHSLEKIIEDNETYKGQIDFLNSVIVEMQKKNKTLLCKIEVLEMRVSPVEAIDLSTLENKLYAQRMFCDICDRFDLHETEDCHMQSQDFEQEKSIKLQTPSKSTERPYCENCEMFGHDTSSCDGAETF